One segment of Colius striatus isolate bColStr4 chromosome 11, bColStr4.1.hap1, whole genome shotgun sequence DNA contains the following:
- the ERCC3 gene encoding general transcription and DNA repair factor IIH helicase subunit XPB — translation MGRKERDKKKSKKRHYDEDDDDEDEAPGKESQEAVPSAAGKQVEDSGTKVDEYGAKDYRQQMPLKVDHASRPLWVAPDGHIFLEAFSPVYKYAQDFLVAIAEPVCRPTHIHEYKLTAYSLYAAVSVGLQTSDITEYLQKLSKTGVPDGIIQFIKLCTVSYGKVKLVLKHNRYFVESTHPDVIQQLLQDHVIKDCRLRNAEGEETELITETFTSKSAISKSSESGSGPSTSQGTDAQNKPDVPADLFEFYEQMDKDEEEEEETQTVSFEVKQEMIEELQKRCIHLEYPLLAEYDFRNDSVNPDINIDLKPTAVLRPYQEKSLRKMFGNGRARSGVIVLPCGAGKSLVGVTAACTVRKRCLVLGNSAVSVEQWKAQFKMWSTIDDSQICRFTSDAKDKPIGCSIAISTYSMLGHTTKRSWEAERVMEWLKSQEWGLMILDEVHTIPAKMFRRVLTIVQAHCKLGLTATLVREDDKIVDLNFLIGPKLYEANWMELQNSGYIAKVQCAEVWCPMSPEFYREYVAIKTKKRILLYTMNPNKFRACQFLIKFHERRNDKIIVFADNVFALKEYAVRLGKPYIYGPTAQGERMQILQNFKHNPKINTIFISKVGDTSFDLPEANVLIQISSHGGSRRQEAQRLGRVLRAKKGMVAEEYNAFFYSLVSQDTQEMAYSTKRQRFLVDQGYSFKVITKLAGMEEEELSFSTKEEQQQLLQKVLQASDLDAEEEVVAGEYGSKSAQVSRRTGTMSSMSGADDTVYMEYHTSRSKASANKHIHPLFKRFRK, via the exons ATGGGCAGGAAGGAGCGCG ATAAGAAGAAGTCTAAGAAGCGCCATTACGATGAGGACGACGATGATGAAGACGAAGCCCCCGGTAAGGAGTCGCAGGAAGCGGTGCCGTCGGCCGCGGGGAAGCAGGTGGAGGACAGCGGCACTAAAGTGGACGAGTATGGGGCGAAGGACTACAGGCAGCAGATGCCCCTGAAGGTCGACCACGCCTCGCGGCCCCTCTGGGTG GCTCCTGATGGCCATATTTTTCTGGAAGCCTTCTCTCCAGTGTACAAGTACGCGCAGGATTTCTTGGTGGCGATCGCAGAGCCCGTGTGCAGGCCAACCCACATCCACGAGTACAAGCTGACTGCCTACTCCCTGTACGCCGCCGTCAGCGTGGGCTTGCAGACCAGCGACATCACAGAGTACTTACAGAAACTCAGCAAGACTGGTGTCCCGGATGGAATAATTCAGTTTATTAAG CTGTGTACTGTCAGCTATGGGAAGGTGAAGCTGGTATTGAAACATAACAG GTATTTTGTAGAAAGTACCCACCCTGATGTCATTCAGCAGCTTCTTCAAGACCATGTAATTAAAGACTGTCGCCTGAGAAATGCTGAGGGTGAAGAAACAGAGCTCATTACAGAGACATTCACAAGTAAATCAGCG ATTTCCAAATCCAGTGAAAGTGGCTCTGGTCCATCAACATCACAGGGAACAGATGCTCAGAATAAGCCTGATGTCCCAGCTGACTTATTTGAGTTTTATGAACAGATGGACaaagatgaggaggaggaggaggaaacacAGACAGTGTCTTTTGAAGTCAAACAG GAGATGATTGAAGAACTTCAGAAGCGTTGTATCCATTTGGAGTATCCCTTGTTGGCAGAATATGATTTcagaaatgattctgtgaatcctGATATTAACATCGATCTGAAACCTACTGCAGTCCTCAGACCCTATCAAGAGAAGAGCCTAAGGAAGATGTTTGGAAATGGACGAGCCAGATCTGGTGTTATTGTCTTGCCATGTG GTGCTGGCAAGTCTCTGGTTGGAGTGACAGCCGCCTGTACCGTGCGCAAGCGTTGTCTGGTCCTTGGTAACTCTGCAGTGTCTGTAGAGCAGTGGAAAGCCCAGTTCAAGATGTGGTCCACCATCGACGACAGTCAGATCTGTCGCTTCACTTCTGATGCCAAAGACAAGCCCATTGGCTGTTCCATTGCTATCAGCACATACTCCATGTTGGGACACACGACAAAAAGATCCTGGGAAGCAGAAAGAGTAATGGAGTGGCTGAAAAGTCAAGAGTGGGGGCTTATGATACTCGATGAAGTGCATACTATCCCTG CAAAAATGTTCAGACGTGTGCTCACTATTGTACAAGCTCATTGTAAACTGGGACTGACTGCTACCCTGGTCAGAGAAGATGATAAAATTGTTGACCTGAACTTCCTAATCGGACCAAAGCTCTATGAAGCCAACTGGATGGAGCTACAGAACAGTGGCTACATTGCTAAAGTCCAGTGTGCTGAG GTTTGGTGCCCAATGTCACCTGAATTTTATAGAGAATACGTAGccatcaaaacaaagaaacGGATACTGCTGTACACCATGAACCCAAATAAATTCAGAGCCTGCCAGTTCCTGATTAAGTTTCATGAGCGGCGGAATGATAAAATCATTGTATTTGCTGACAACGTGTTTGCACTGAAGGAGTATGCAGTTAGACTTGGGAA ACCCTACATATATGGTCCTACTGCACAAGGAGAAAGAATGCAAATTCTGCAAAACTTCAAGCACAATCCAAAAATCAACACTATTTTCATTTCCAAG GTAGGTGACACGTCCTTCGATCTGCCAGAAGCCAATGTTCTGATTCAGATTTCGTCCCACGGTGGGTCTCGAAGACAGGAGGCTCAGAGGCTGGGACGAGTGCTGAGAGCCAAAAAAG GGATGGTTGCAGAGGAATACAATgcctttttttattctcttgtATCCCAAGACACTCAGGAAATGGCATATTCAACAAAGCGACAACGGTTTCTTGTAGATCAAGGTTATAGCTTCAAG GTAATAACGAAGCTTGCAGGCATGGAAGAAGAAGAACTTTCATTTTCAACCaaagaagagcagcagcagcttctccagaAAGTCCTGCAAGCATCTGACCTGGATGCTGAGGAGGAAGTAGTTGCTGGAGAATATGGTTCAAAGTCAGCTCAG GTGTCACGTCGTACGGGCACCATGAGCTCCATGTCAGGGGCAGATGATACGGTTTACATGGAATACCACACTTCACGGAGTAAGGCATCTGCAAATAAACACATCCACCCCCTGTTCAAACGCTTCCGGAAATGA